A region of the Cumulibacter soli genome:
CCTCACGGAACACCTCGGCGCTGTACAAAATCGACCATCAGAGCGGCGAGGTGATCTGGACCCTCGGCGGCGCGGAGTCCGACTTCGCCATGGGCGCCGATACGGAATTTCATTGGCAGCACGATGCCGAACGCCAGCCGGACGGCTCCATCACGCTCTTCGACAACCAGGGCGCACCCGACATTGGCGATAGCGCACGCGGGATTCAACTCGAAGTCGACGAAGAGGCAATGACCGTTGAGTTGGCGGCGGAATTCCTCCCGCCGGACGGCGACCGCACCTCTGGCAGCCAGGGCAGTTTCCAACTCTTACCGGACGGCACGGTGCTTATTGGCTGGGGCTCGCAGGCCTATTACTCCGAATATGCCGCCGACGGCACACCGCTGAGCAATGTGTCGCTTGGCCCCGGACACAGTTATCGCGCGTATCGCGAGGTGTGGTCGGCCACGCCAACTGATCCGCCGGACGCCGTACTCGACGGCGATTCGGTGTTCGTGTCCTGGAATGGCGCCACCGAGGTCGAGCAGTGGCGACTGGTCACCGACGGGCAAGAACAATCCGCACAGCCGCGCGATGGGTTCGAAACCGAGTTGCCGCTTGACGGGGAGTACGACGACATCACCGTCGAAGCGCTCGACGAGAACGGTGAGGTGATCGGCGAGGCCGCCGTCGACTAAGCCAATCGGGTCTACCTGGCTGGGTTACAGACCTGGCTTGCCGGGGGCGCTCAGCGTCAGGATCGCGCGCTCGATCAGGTCGTGCGCGTTCAGTCGGTCTTCGATTCGCTGGATCTGCACAGCAAGTTCGTGCTCGGGCAGATCACCGGTGATGTCGACCGCTGCGATCAGGAATATCCGCGATGGGCCGACGTACTCCAGATGTAGGAACGAGATCGCCTCGATCGCCGGCTCTGCCAGGATCACTTCCCGCGCTCGGGCTTGGGTGTCGTCGTCGACGGCCTGCCCGGTCAGATAGTCGCGGTTGCGGGAGATGAGGAATATCGCGACGATGCCCAGTAGCACGCCAACGAGGATCGATCCGATCGCATCCCAGACGGCGTTCCCCGTGGCCTGGTGCAGTCCGATACCGGCCGCCGCGAGAATCAGGCCGATCAGCGCGGCAGCGTCCTCGACGAATACCGCTCGCAGTGTCGGATTCGAGGTCTCGGCGACGAACCGTAGCGAGCGCATACCGCGCCGTCTGGCCTGCCCACGCGTCTGCCGCAGCGCCTGCAGGAAAGAGATCCCTTCCAACACGAACGCGACGGCAAGCACGACGTAGGTCCAGGTGTAGTTCGCCTCCGATTCATCGCGACCGAGTTGTGTGATGCCATGCCAGATCGACAGGACAGAACCGGCGGTGAACAGTCCGAACGCCGCAATCATCGACCAGACATAGGCTTCGCGGCCATATCCGAGCGGGTGCCGGCGATCGGCCGGTTTCGCCGACGTACGCTCCGCGACCAGCAGGAAGACCTCGTTGCCGGTATCGGACCACGAGTGCGCGGCTTCGGCCACCATCGACGCCGACCCGGTGATCGCGGCGACGATGGATTTAGCGATGGCGATGAGCGCGTTAGCGGTGAGCGCCACCAGCACGGTCAGCAGACTGTCCGAGGATTCGGTGCCGGCAGGTTTAGGCTTCGGCGGCGGCAGGTCCCGCACCGGCGGTTCTTGGCTGCTCACGTCAGGGTGCGAGCGAAGAGCCCTTCCAGTTCGCGGAAGTGTTGCTCGGCCCCCGCCTCGTGGTACATCGACGTGTCGGCCATCGTGTACCCGTGCGGCGCTCCCTGCGCGACCTCGTTACTGGCCCGCAAACCGTTTGCTGCCAACGAATCGCCGAGCGCGGCGATCGCGGGCGCGGGCATCGAGGGGTCGGCGTCGGCATGCAGATATACGAAGTCGGCGCGTGCACTCGACAAGGAGAGGTGGGGGCTGTCTGGCTCGTCGGTGACCAGTCCCCCGCCGTGGAATCCACCGACCGCGGCGACAACGTCTGGGTGGTCGCCGGCGGCGCGGGTCGCCAGCCGCGCGCCCATGCAGTATCCGGTGACGCCGACCTTGCCGGCGGCTACGCCGGGTTGGTGTGCGAGGGCGCTAAGCCACGCATCCGTATCGGGGCCCGACAAGTCAGGTGTGTACCCGCCGACGCGCGGCATCATTTCCTTGAAGAACTCCTCGCGTGCACCGGGTTCGGTGAGTGGTTTGTCCGGCGAGGTCTCCTGCGCCGTACCGAGCCGGTAGAAGATGTTCGGCGCGAGGACGACGTATCCCCAACTCGCCATTCGATCGGCCATCTGCGCGATGACCGGACGCAGCCCGATCGCGTCGATGAACAGCAGCACGCCGGGCAGCGCCTTGTCGGAGGTGGTGTCAGGGCGGGCAACGTAGGCCTCTGCGGTGGTGTCGGCAACGGGAATCTCGATCAGCTCATGCATAGGGTCATCATGCTCTCCTCAGCACCTCGCGCAACCCGCAGCGTCAGCTTTACCGCGGCTCTACGACTCGGATGACTCCAGCGCGTGCGTCACCAGCATCTGCAGGACCGCGATCCCGTCACGCGAAAGGATCGATTCGAGATGTCCCTGTAC
Encoded here:
- a CDS encoding cation diffusion facilitator family transporter; protein product: MSSQEPPVRDLPPPKPKPAGTESSDSLLTVLVALTANALIAIAKSIVAAITGSASMVAEAAHSWSDTGNEVFLLVAERTSAKPADRRHPLGYGREAYVWSMIAAFGLFTAGSVLSIWHGITQLGRDESEANYTWTYVVLAVAFVLEGISFLQALRQTRGQARRRGMRSLRFVAETSNPTLRAVFVEDAAALIGLILAAAGIGLHQATGNAVWDAIGSILVGVLLGIVAIFLISRNRDYLTGQAVDDDTQARAREVILAEPAIEAISFLHLEYVGPSRIFLIAAVDITGDLPEHELAVQIQRIEDRLNAHDLIERAILTLSAPGKPGL
- a CDS encoding dienelactone hydrolase family protein; the encoded protein is MHELIEIPVADTTAEAYVARPDTTSDKALPGVLLFIDAIGLRPVIAQMADRMASWGYVVLAPNIFYRLGTAQETSPDKPLTEPGAREEFFKEMMPRVGGYTPDLSGPDTDAWLSALAHQPGVAAGKVGVTGYCMGARLATRAAGDHPDVVAAVGGFHGGGLVTDEPDSPHLSLSSARADFVYLHADADPSMPAPAIAALGDSLAANGLRASNEVAQGAPHGYTMADTSMYHEAGAEQHFRELEGLFARTLT